A region from the Sandaracinus amylolyticus genome encodes:
- a CDS encoding matrixin family metalloprotease, giving the protein MNRRALAALALVIALGADVASAWAPIDSRRPVWSGAAPYELHNAGSPDLGGFAMTESIVRQGMDDWTRVSCTSLTTEYRGSTTRRPTPGDRNSSIGWLESGWPYDSNAIGVTRPQFWTSITEADMEMNGVNYTWTTSPGSGNRVNAYSIVLHEAGHYYGLDHSSDSSAAMYYAYSGGTSSLRTDDQNGICALYPRSGTSDCTTTGCPSGQVCEGGTCVTMTGDGDVCSPCSSQADCTNGACLQYPGGAGAFCGRACTSSAQCGSDTCVNVGGSGQCVRLSGGQPSCTSTSTGCTSDSQCSSTQRCNTTTRMCEPRPTTGGPIGADCSAGTDCQSGLCFAGRCSQSCDWLNPASCPGGWYCSGEATGSCGGGGGVCVQGTAGTRAIGESCSAATECASLYCASGRCSTPCTPGGASGCTDGFSCQLGSVPGCGSCQRSGALGDPCEVEVDCTSRLCAVVDGDAFCTERCGEGAPCPTGFSCLAAGDTSVCVPDSGGLGSECDTNADCLGGICAVEDDDTYCTRICNLGAPCPDGFSCVATDDPSVSICRPPASGGCGCSAPGRGQGARGGLLAIGLLAALATWRARRRR; this is encoded by the coding sequence ATGAACCGCCGCGCGCTCGCCGCGCTCGCGCTCGTGATCGCGCTCGGTGCGGACGTCGCGTCGGCGTGGGCGCCGATCGACTCGCGCCGCCCGGTCTGGTCCGGCGCCGCACCGTACGAGCTCCACAACGCGGGCTCGCCCGATCTCGGCGGCTTCGCGATGACCGAGTCGATCGTGCGCCAGGGCATGGACGACTGGACGCGCGTGTCGTGCACCAGCCTGACCACCGAGTATCGCGGCTCGACCACGCGCCGCCCGACGCCGGGTGATCGCAACTCGAGCATCGGCTGGCTCGAGAGCGGCTGGCCCTACGACAGCAACGCGATCGGCGTCACTCGGCCGCAGTTCTGGACGAGCATCACCGAAGCCGACATGGAGATGAACGGCGTCAACTACACGTGGACGACGAGCCCCGGCTCGGGGAACCGCGTGAACGCCTACTCGATCGTGCTCCACGAGGCGGGCCACTACTACGGCCTCGATCACTCGTCGGACTCGAGCGCGGCGATGTACTACGCGTACTCGGGCGGCACCTCGTCGCTGCGCACCGACGACCAGAACGGCATCTGCGCGCTCTATCCGCGCAGCGGCACCTCCGACTGCACCACGACGGGGTGTCCGTCGGGCCAGGTCTGCGAGGGCGGCACCTGCGTGACGATGACGGGCGACGGCGACGTCTGCTCGCCCTGCTCGAGCCAGGCGGACTGCACGAACGGCGCGTGCCTCCAGTACCCGGGCGGCGCGGGCGCGTTCTGCGGGCGCGCGTGCACGAGCAGCGCGCAGTGCGGCTCGGACACCTGCGTGAACGTCGGCGGCAGCGGGCAATGCGTGCGCCTCTCCGGCGGTCAGCCGAGCTGCACGTCGACGAGCACCGGCTGCACGTCGGACTCGCAGTGCTCCTCGACGCAGCGCTGCAACACCACGACGCGCATGTGCGAGCCCCGGCCGACGACCGGCGGACCGATCGGCGCGGACTGCAGCGCGGGCACCGACTGCCAGTCGGGCCTCTGCTTCGCGGGGCGTTGCTCCCAGTCGTGCGACTGGCTGAATCCCGCGTCGTGCCCGGGCGGCTGGTACTGCAGCGGCGAGGCGACCGGGAGCTGTGGCGGCGGCGGCGGCGTGTGCGTGCAGGGCACCGCGGGCACGCGCGCGATCGGTGAGTCGTGCAGCGCGGCGACCGAGTGCGCGTCGCTCTACTGCGCGAGCGGGCGGTGCTCGACGCCGTGCACGCCCGGTGGCGCGAGCGGCTGCACCGACGGCTTCTCGTGTCAGCTCGGCTCGGTGCCCGGCTGCGGCTCGTGTCAGCGCTCGGGCGCGCTCGGCGATCCGTGCGAGGTCGAGGTCGACTGCACGTCGCGCCTGTGCGCGGTCGTCGACGGCGACGCGTTCTGCACCGAGCGCTGCGGCGAAGGCGCGCCGTGCCCGACGGGCTTCAGCTGTCTCGCCGCGGGCGACACCTCCGTGTGCGTGCCCGACAGCGGTGGCCTCGGGAGCGAGTGCGACACCAACGCGGACTGCCTCGGCGGCATCTGCGCGGTCGAGGACGACGACACGTACTGCACGCGCATCTGCAACCTCGGCGCGCCGTGCCCGGACGGGTTCTCGTGCGTCGCGACCGACGATCCGAGCGTGTCGATCTGCCGCCCGCCCGCGAGCGGTGGGTGCGGGTGCAGCGCGCCGGGCCGTGGTCAGGGCGCGCGTGGTGGGCTGCTCGCGATCGGTCTGCTCGCGGCGCTCGCGACGTGGCGCGCGCGGCGTCGTCGCTGA
- a CDS encoding ABC transporter ATP-binding protein: MRPYAKRLAFGFTLLLLTQAAEKAIPWMLRLGLDALRADQLAQVQEMALWVIGLAAVAWVVRTSSRIQIFNVGRDVEYDLRNALLERLHALGPSFFRHMSVGEIMSRATNDLAQVRLLVGFAGLNVVNSILAFVAAITLMFATSPRLTLLALIPYPFIALSSAGFARALFKRSSAAQQVIGKLAERVQEDVAGARLVRSLGLEPHQRARFAKVNAEAVDRNMALVTLRGLMWPVLFGLSSVGTLIVVWQGGAMVLEGSLTVGEFAAFNAYLGQLLWPTLAFGYILSILQRGRASYARVGEILESKPDVQEAPDAKRAGHAGALRVDGLTFAYQERRVLEDIAFEVPAGGRLAVVGATGSGKSTLAALLPRLLPTPEGRVFLDDDDVTHLQLRDLRDRVGYAQQEPFLFSTTVEKNLAFALDDPDAADAQERIRHAAREACVLDEIESMPEGFATVVGERGVQLSGGQKQRLALARALLNDPRVLVLDDPMSAVDARTEAAILEALERAAEGRTLVLVTHRIAAASRADRIVVLDHGRVVEHGTHDELVAKDGLYARLAARQRLEREISALQ; this comes from the coding sequence GTGAGGCCGTACGCGAAACGTCTCGCGTTCGGCTTCACGCTGCTGCTCCTCACGCAGGCTGCCGAGAAGGCCATCCCGTGGATGCTGCGCCTCGGTCTCGACGCGCTGCGCGCCGATCAGCTCGCCCAGGTGCAGGAGATGGCGCTCTGGGTCATCGGGCTCGCGGCGGTCGCGTGGGTCGTGCGCACGTCGTCGCGCATCCAGATCTTCAACGTCGGTCGCGACGTCGAGTACGACCTCCGCAACGCGCTGCTCGAGCGACTGCACGCGCTCGGTCCGTCGTTCTTCCGGCACATGTCGGTCGGCGAGATCATGAGCCGCGCGACGAACGACCTCGCGCAGGTGCGCCTGCTCGTCGGCTTCGCGGGGCTCAACGTCGTGAACTCGATCCTCGCGTTCGTCGCGGCGATCACGCTGATGTTCGCGACGTCGCCGCGGCTCACGCTCCTCGCGCTGATCCCGTATCCGTTCATCGCGCTCTCGTCGGCGGGCTTCGCGCGTGCGCTCTTCAAGCGCAGCAGCGCCGCGCAGCAGGTGATCGGCAAGCTCGCGGAGCGCGTGCAGGAGGACGTCGCGGGCGCGCGCCTCGTGCGCTCGCTCGGGCTCGAGCCGCACCAGCGCGCGCGCTTCGCGAAGGTCAACGCCGAGGCGGTCGATCGCAACATGGCGCTCGTCACGCTGCGCGGGCTGATGTGGCCGGTGCTCTTCGGGCTCTCGTCGGTCGGCACGCTCATCGTCGTGTGGCAGGGCGGCGCGATGGTGCTCGAGGGCTCGCTCACCGTCGGCGAGTTCGCGGCGTTCAACGCGTACCTCGGGCAGCTGCTCTGGCCCACGCTGGCCTTCGGCTACATCCTCTCGATCCTGCAGCGCGGCCGCGCCTCGTACGCGCGCGTGGGCGAGATCCTCGAGAGCAAGCCCGACGTGCAGGAGGCGCCGGACGCCAAGCGCGCGGGCCACGCGGGCGCGCTGCGCGTCGACGGGCTGACGTTCGCGTACCAGGAGCGCCGCGTCCTCGAGGACATCGCGTTCGAGGTGCCCGCGGGCGGTCGCCTCGCGGTCGTCGGCGCGACGGGCAGCGGCAAGAGCACGCTCGCCGCGCTGCTGCCGCGCCTCCTGCCGACGCCCGAAGGGCGCGTCTTCCTCGACGACGACGACGTCACGCACCTTCAGCTGCGCGACCTCCGCGATCGCGTCGGCTACGCGCAGCAGGAGCCGTTCTTGTTCTCGACGACGGTCGAGAAGAACCTCGCGTTCGCGCTCGACGATCCCGACGCGGCGGACGCCCAGGAGCGCATCCGTCACGCGGCGCGCGAGGCGTGCGTGCTCGACGAGATCGAGTCGATGCCCGAGGGCTTCGCGACGGTCGTCGGGGAGCGCGGCGTGCAGCTCTCCGGCGGACAGAAGCAGCGCCTCGCGCTCGCTCGCGCGCTGCTCAACGATCCGCGCGTGCTGGTGCTCGACGATCCGATGAGCGCCGTCGACGCGCGGACCGAGGCCGCGATCCTCGAGGCGCTGGAGCGGGCGGCCGAAGGGCGCACGCTGGTGCTCGTCACCCACCGCATCGCGGCGGCGTCACGCGCCGATCGCATCGTGGTGCTCGATCACGGGCGGGTGGTGGAGCACGGCACGCACGACGAGCTCGTCGCGAAGGACGGGCTCTACGCGCGGCTCGCGGCGCGACAGCGCCTCGAGCGGGAGATCTCGGCGCTCCA
- a CDS encoding serine/threonine-protein kinase, with amino-acid sequence MDAIDSELTTRLLPGRDRRVARAEVDRAPKRRRSEHRDDLVRPGMVVAARYLVAEVAGRGGMGIVFRARDLRHERQVALKVAQSQRIRSHDDLVARLVAEARTMSLIDDPSVPRVFDVVETGRAGPAIVLEWVDGSSLDEELRDPTIDRARTLDLAIQVLRAVRAVHRCGFVHGDLKPSNVLIEQEPDAPRVRLVDFGLASPIHGVDANDPSRSGVIIGTPCYMAPEALFESGSTPAADVYSLGVILHEMFLGTRPDPVSERVRDVASFGDAAVDHALAGSTLGALGRVIARCLRWDPAARFADAAEALDALLRTVRSHAASFSLRDSQLA; translated from the coding sequence ATGGACGCGATCGACAGCGAGCTCACGACGCGCCTCCTGCCGGGCCGTGATCGCCGTGTCGCTCGAGCCGAGGTCGATCGCGCACCGAAGCGACGCCGCTCGGAGCATCGCGACGATCTCGTGCGCCCCGGCATGGTCGTCGCGGCTCGCTATCTCGTAGCGGAGGTCGCAGGCCGCGGCGGGATGGGCATCGTGTTCCGCGCGCGAGACCTGCGACACGAGCGACAGGTGGCGCTCAAGGTCGCGCAGTCCCAGCGGATCCGCTCGCACGACGATCTCGTCGCGCGGCTCGTCGCCGAGGCCAGGACGATGTCGCTGATCGACGACCCGAGCGTCCCGCGCGTGTTCGACGTCGTCGAGACCGGCCGAGCCGGGCCCGCGATCGTGCTCGAGTGGGTCGACGGCAGCTCGCTCGACGAGGAGCTGCGCGATCCGACGATCGATCGCGCGCGTACGCTCGATCTCGCGATCCAGGTCCTGCGCGCCGTGCGCGCGGTGCATCGGTGCGGCTTCGTCCACGGCGATCTGAAGCCCAGCAACGTGCTGATCGAGCAGGAGCCCGACGCGCCGCGCGTGCGCCTCGTCGACTTCGGGCTCGCGAGCCCGATCCACGGCGTCGACGCGAACGATCCGTCGCGGTCCGGCGTGATCATCGGCACCCCCTGCTACATGGCGCCCGAGGCGCTCTTCGAGAGCGGGAGCACGCCTGCCGCCGACGTCTACTCGCTGGGTGTCATCCTCCACGAGATGTTCCTCGGGACGCGCCCCGATCCCGTCTCCGAGCGAGTGCGCGACGTCGCGTCCTTCGGGGACGCAGCGGTCGACCATGCGCTCGCGGGCTCGACGCTCGGCGCGCTGGGGCGCGTGATCGCCCGCTGTCTGCGCTGGGACCCCGCCGCGCGCTTCGCGGACGCGGCCGAGGCGCTCGACGCGCTGCTCCGGACCGTGCGCTCGCACGCTGCGTCGTTCTCGCTGCGCGACTCGCAGCTCGCGTGA
- a CDS encoding S1C family serine protease, translated as MTAPGRRIDHWKARTLALVLSACAPAAAALTTFLPAPADAQAMTEERRIAIARRLQQSTVTVVAGPSSGSGFVVGRERWIITNAHVVEAGGGRGGRVQVRFGSGTTLSASIIEIDPSHDLAILEVQGGTVPSPPLELTDSDRVEVGQTVLAFGSPFGLDGTLTQGIVSARRDVPGIGGGMARRLIQTDAPINPGNSGGPLVDRRGRVIGVNTAILSRTGGSHGIGFAVPANYVSEVLDRVRETRRTGTATASTTTTTTTTTTTTATAATPTPPDPAPAQQMDLGVVGENWDQGGYVGVRVQRTMPGSAAQRAGLLGAAEPPPPLVARLGVAWTGHIITAVDGVPVRNVDELRTAIAAHRAGDQIRLSVTVGPGVLSGETTATLQQ; from the coding sequence ATGACCGCGCCTGGCCGCCGCATCGACCATTGGAAGGCTCGCACGCTCGCTCTCGTCCTCAGCGCGTGCGCGCCCGCGGCGGCCGCCCTCACGACGTTCCTCCCCGCGCCGGCCGATGCGCAGGCGATGACCGAGGAGCGCCGCATCGCGATCGCGCGCCGCCTCCAGCAGAGCACCGTGACGGTCGTCGCGGGCCCGTCGAGCGGATCGGGCTTCGTCGTCGGGCGCGAGCGCTGGATCATCACCAACGCGCACGTCGTCGAGGCCGGCGGCGGGCGCGGCGGGCGCGTGCAGGTGCGCTTCGGCAGCGGCACGACGCTGAGCGCGTCGATCATCGAGATCGATCCCAGCCACGATCTCGCGATCCTCGAGGTGCAGGGCGGCACCGTTCCCTCGCCGCCGCTCGAGCTCACCGACTCGGATCGCGTCGAGGTCGGTCAGACCGTGCTCGCGTTCGGCTCGCCGTTCGGGCTCGACGGCACGCTCACCCAGGGCATCGTCAGCGCGCGCCGCGACGTGCCCGGCATCGGCGGCGGCATGGCGCGCCGGCTCATCCAGACCGACGCGCCGATCAACCCGGGCAATTCGGGCGGACCGCTCGTGGATCGCCGCGGCCGCGTGATCGGCGTCAACACCGCGATCCTCTCGCGAACCGGCGGCTCGCACGGCATCGGGTTCGCGGTGCCCGCGAACTACGTCTCGGAGGTGCTCGATCGCGTGCGCGAGACGCGCCGCACCGGCACCGCGACGGCGAGCACCACGACGACCACGACGACGACCACCACGACGACCGCGACCGCGGCGACCCCGACGCCGCCGGACCCCGCGCCGGCGCAGCAGATGGACCTCGGCGTCGTCGGCGAGAACTGGGATCAGGGCGGCTACGTCGGCGTGCGCGTGCAGCGCACGATGCCGGGCTCGGCCGCGCAGCGTGCCGGGCTGCTGGGCGCGGCCGAGCCGCCGCCTCCGCTCGTCGCGCGCCTCGGCGTGGCGTGGACCGGGCACATCATCACCGCCGTCGACGGCGTGCCGGTGCGTAACGTCGACGAGCTGCGCACCGCGATCGCGGCGCATCGCGCGGGCGATCAGATCCGGCTGAGCGTGACCGTCGGCCCGGGCGTGCTCAGCGGCGAGACCACCGCGACGCTCCAGCAGTGA